In Novosphingobium sp. MMS21-SN21R, a single genomic region encodes these proteins:
- the serA gene encoding phosphoglycerate dehydrogenase produces the protein MTKPKVLISDKMDPNAARIFTEMGCDVDVITGETPEQLIARIGEYDGLAIRSSTKVTKEILAAATNLKVIGRAGIGVDNVDIPAASAQGVVVMNTPFGNSITTAEHAIALIFALARQIPEANAQTQAGTWPKNGFMGVEVTGKTLGLIGAGNIGSIVASRALGLRMKVVAFDPFLTPERAIEMGVEKADLDTLLAKADFITLHTPLTDQTRNILSRENLAKTKKGVRIVNCARGGLIDEAALKDALDSGQVAGAALDVFEVEPAKASPLFGTPNFICTPHLGASTNEAQVNVALQVAEQMADFLVTGGVTNALNMPSLSAEEAPKLKPYMALAEKLGSLVGQLAHDNLTKISIEVEGAAAQLNQKPITAAVLAGLMKQYSQTVNMVNAPFLAKERGLDVREVRHDREGEYRTLVRVTVGTSQGERSVAGTLFGNGQPRLVEIFGIGIEADLDGDMLYIVNTDAPGFIGRIGTLLGENSINIGTFHLGRRDAGGEAVLLLSLDNPVPQDVLKTACDIQGVRVVKALKF, from the coding sequence ATGACCAAGCCCAAAGTTCTCATCTCCGACAAGATGGACCCCAACGCCGCCCGCATCTTCACCGAAATGGGCTGCGACGTTGACGTGATCACCGGCGAAACACCGGAACAGCTGATCGCCCGCATTGGCGAATATGATGGCCTTGCCATCCGTTCGTCGACCAAGGTGACCAAGGAAATTCTCGCCGCTGCCACCAACCTCAAGGTCATCGGCCGCGCCGGCATCGGCGTCGATAACGTCGATATTCCTGCTGCCTCGGCGCAGGGCGTGGTCGTGATGAACACCCCGTTCGGCAACTCGATCACCACCGCCGAACACGCCATCGCACTGATCTTCGCGCTGGCCCGCCAGATTCCGGAAGCCAATGCACAGACGCAGGCGGGCACCTGGCCGAAGAACGGCTTCATGGGCGTTGAAGTCACCGGCAAGACGCTCGGCCTGATCGGCGCTGGCAACATCGGCTCGATCGTCGCTTCGCGCGCTCTCGGCCTGCGCATGAAGGTCGTTGCGTTCGATCCGTTCCTGACGCCTGAACGCGCCATCGAAATGGGCGTCGAAAAGGCAGATCTCGATACGTTGCTGGCCAAGGCCGACTTCATCACGCTGCACACGCCGCTGACCGACCAGACCCGCAACATCCTCTCCAGAGAGAACCTCGCCAAGACCAAGAAGGGCGTGCGCATCGTCAACTGCGCGCGCGGCGGTTTGATCGACGAAGCTGCCTTGAAGGACGCGCTCGATTCGGGCCAGGTAGCAGGCGCCGCGCTCGACGTGTTCGAGGTAGAGCCTGCCAAGGCATCGCCGCTGTTCGGCACGCCGAACTTCATCTGCACCCCGCACCTCGGTGCCTCGACCAACGAAGCGCAAGTCAACGTCGCGCTGCAAGTGGCCGAGCAGATGGCCGACTTCCTCGTCACCGGGGGCGTCACCAACGCGCTCAACATGCCGTCGCTTTCAGCAGAAGAAGCGCCGAAGCTGAAGCCCTACATGGCGCTGGCAGAAAAGCTCGGCAGCCTTGTCGGCCAGCTGGCGCACGACAACCTCACCAAGATCTCGATCGAGGTCGAAGGTGCCGCCGCGCAGCTTAACCAGAAGCCAATCACCGCAGCCGTTCTGGCCGGTCTGATGAAACAGTATTCGCAGACCGTGAACATGGTCAACGCGCCGTTCCTCGCCAAGGAGCGCGGGCTTGACGTGCGCGAAGTGCGCCATGACCGCGAAGGCGAATACCGCACGCTGGTGCGCGTCACCGTCGGCACGTCTCAGGGCGAACGCTCGGTCGCGGGCACGCTGTTCGGCAACGGCCAGCCGCGCCTGGTCGAAATCTTCGGCATCGGCATCGAAGCCGATCTCGATGGCGACATGCTCTACATCGTCAACACCGACGCGCCCGGCTTCATCGGCCGCATCGGCACGCTGCTAGGTGAAAACAGCATCAACATCGGCACCTTCCACCTCGGTCGCCGCGATGCCGGTGGCGAGGCGGTACTGCTGCTCTCGCTCGACAACCCGGTTCCGCAGGACGTCCTCAAGACCGCTTGCGACATCCAGGGCGTCCGCGTGGTCAAGGCGCTGAAATTCTGA